The segment CACTTTATTCAACAATTCTTCTCTGTCTCCCACATTCAAGAACGGTTCGCTCCTGAAAAATATATCGAACTCTGGAACTCCGATTGCTTTCTTTATTCCTCTCGAGTAATCAGAATCAGAATAGTCAAAAAAGTCTCTAGCTTCTTCAACCATTCCATTTTGCACCATCTTATCAACTCTCTCAGACACAAACCCGTTCAAAACGGGTAGTGCCACGTCGACCCATAGGAAGCAACAGTCGTATCTTGACCTAAATTTGTAGTCGTCGTCGTCGACTAGAGCCTCAACGTAAGAGTTGGAACCTCCAACGATGATTGGAAGCTTTCCACGTTTATGAACAGATTCAACTGAGAGGTTTGCCATGTGGCAGAAACTCGCAGCTGTTAAGTCGGCTTGAGGCGGCAACACACTGAGGAGATGGTGTGGTACCCCACATCTTTCCTCGGTCGTGATCTTGTTGGTGATAGTGTCGAGACCTTGGTGAACTTGGATCTTGTCTGAGTTTATGATCTCTGCTTGAAAACGTGTGGCTAGATCGACGGAAAGTCGTGACTTGCCTGTTCCGGTAGCTCCCATGATGACCACGACTTTTTCCTTTGGGACGTATGGGTTTAGAGTTAGCATATTGGGACCAAATCTAGCCGGAGATAAGTCTAAAGTTGTCGAAGGAGGCAATGGCTGTTTACACATTGCCATAGATATcttcatgatcatgatgatATATAGATAACGTTACAATATAAGCTTGGGACTTcaggtgtttttatatatatttagatacgTTTGGTCGACGCTTGTATCGATGTTCAGGTGACTTTGCATGAGGCATatgatttctatatttataaggGTCATACACTTGAGGAAATTTAAAGCCTGGACGAATGATGTATTACAAGTTGGGctcgcttttttttttaattggtcaaaaccttttttttcttatctttaCTTTATTCTCCTCTATTTGTTTTAGCCTAGCCAAACATTCGATGCGCGTGCAGTGCTGATTGTATATTTTGATAATGTGTCAATCAAAGTTAAACTTCTATTACGTTTGATGTGAAGTTAAGATCCATTTTATTTGTGTGTGGAAAGTTAATTATGATCAGGAGCACTTCCGTTTCTAGATATTCTATACATTATTTGAGTTCAGTGAggcttttatattaaaactggGTTGTATAAGCTTGGCTTTGTCCTTTATAGACAAATTTTGCttgaaataaatttaacttgaattGAATTACATTACGCAATAAACATCAACTTAaactaaaacatacatcaaatAAATCGTAATCGGCGTAGTAAGTATTATAGGTATATATAATTCTCAAATAAAACTATTATAGGTATATAGATATTCTATATGCcctgaatttatatatatatcatttaaaaagtCATGCAGATGTGATTCTatgattaatattttgaaattctGATATAAGTCTTTCTATTTTTGTTGAACAATATAAAGATTCTCTTGGACCGCCCATTAATGAAACGGAGAGGCAAAATCGTTTGTCGACCAGCAATGGCCAAGACCTATAGGCAACGTCTCTTTATTACTCTTCCACTTATGTATAATCTTAACAACGAAAACCCTAAAAgaatactttttatattttttacgTTTAAATTAATCACAGAAGATAAGAAATAGTATAATGGTCTGAGAAAGGGCCTTTGAAAAGATTATTCTTACAGCGACAAGTCGTAGCTATTGCCTATTGGAATGTAATTTTCCTTGTGTGCGAACTTAGTAATGTGTGCATGCTCCTACACGTCCATGTACGCGCGTATCTGATTCCTCCATTCCTGCATACCAAAATAAACACATAATAATTGCATGTTTAATTTCCCttaactatataaaaatttaatatagctAGAGCTAGGTGTGAATAAATTTCCCATATTAGATATTTACTGAGTTATGTTTGATTTTAAGGGAGgtaatgttttagttttttttatgaaaatggtattcaaattaaaaacataaaacatacaAAGTATGATTTTGAAACTATAAAGTTTTAGAAAGCAAGATGAGACAGTTCTCATACTCAGTTAAGAACAAACTTTGAAGAGAGAAATTTATCGAACATAAACTTAGTGAAGCAAACAAATGAAGAAAGATCACTAGGGAGTATGGTACCTATGACTTCGGCGACCTcgtttatcttttctttttatcgtCCCAattcatattttgatatttttgaattGGTTTTATTGACCTCCTACCTCTTGATATGTTAAGATTTGCATCACTCAACGACTTGTCTTTATTATCCTACACATTTGGTTGTTCAGTATATATGATTGTGAAGGGGTTGTCATGTGTAGGTGCTATAAAGGTCCAGTAAATTGTCTCCTACTTTCAAATTGGTTTCGAAAACAATAATGGATGATAGAATTTCTTCCGGAATAGTGGGTGGAGCAGAAGGGTATCTGCTAATAGTGTTGAAGTGAACTCAGAGTTGGAGTCAATAACTATTGTTACCTTAGTGGATGGGAGAGTTTGCTGGCACTGAAAAAGCCTTCAGCTCAACATTTTTGTGGTTGCAATTGTTCAATCTGTCTTGTTAATGTGTTCTAAGATCTCATCAGCAGAAGCTAAAACCAAACTCGATTCCGAATTTTCAATTTGATCTGGTGCAATACTGAACTGAGCTTATTTCTCATATGTTTCAACCCCTCGTGTTTAGTTAGACATCACATTTTCTGCACCATTAATTTTTGCAtcttttgataatattttgtcaATTTCTGCCTTTCGATATTATATTCAcactatttaatatatatatatgttttaatcaAATGAGTGGATTAAACAAGTTCATATgcgttttcttttaaaatcataGCCTTTTGTTGTCTTATCAGTTGATTAGCACTAAACAATTTtatttgtaacttttttttaagttgCGTTTGATTAGTTAGTTGCCATCACAAACCTCaagataaataatatatacatcaGCCTAAAATCAATTTCAGTGGTACCGcttaattttatgataaagacaaaacgtatttttttttttttttttaaaacgtaatattttctttatgtacatttattttctttaaaatttgtCCATTGAATCATTTCACATACAACATGAAAAGGAGACTCTATAGTTAGCTAGCTGCCTAGctatatatgaaaatagtagCAGCTAGTTTACAAAGAAATTAAACCGAGATAAGAGACTTTTAATGATTGATTGATGTAAACCATTACCCacgttaatataaatatatatagattaatctACCATGATAAAAAGTAAATAGTAGACGACCAATAAGCCAGTCACGCCTGCCTTGCGCATTAACTAACCTCTCTCTTTCAGTAATCATTTGCTCATTCGTTGTaacctttgattttttttttttgtaacctttGATTTTGttggtatttttatattattcttcCAAATGCGGAAACTGTGTTGCAagtaaaagtaaaagaaaataacgACAAAATTGATTCTGTATATGTGAGTGACATGGCGTAGCTAAAACTTGGGATAGACATTAAAGGTTTGGTCTAATTCTAACATTTAAAGTAACTCCAAAAATAACTTTATAACTTCgaatacataattttaaactctaaaaaaacaatttcaaaacatcaaatttaaaattttaataagtgaagcttcatattttaaaattcgctaatcaaaacttcaaaatttaaaattttatctttttatttgcattttaatCTTTACAACTAATTACAcattatatttatgaatttcAAGTAATTATCGTCTATCATTTCGATCTTTGAATatttatatctcataattatttcagcttttataaattcaaattttactgataaatcaaataaaattaaaatctatattattttgaaaatagaaGTAAACAACAAGAATActacaaaagaaacttaataaaaacatttttaaaaggtACATGAAGACAGAAAATATTaaacacatttaaatattacaacaacaTTAATGTCTTCTAAATTTGTTTTGAAACCTccaaatttagaaaatttggtgtgatttttgttaaaacactctagaatctcatactccctctgtttcataatacttgatgttttgcattagtgcacaaagattaagaaaactagatttttctaaaaaagttatttttaaaaaattattttagaatcaattaaccaataataaaaaagccaataaaatctaattggttgaacagtttctaataaagttaaagttaaccttaaaatctcaaaacttcatctaatttgaaacaaaattatccttctaaaacatcaactatattgaaacggagggagtataaaacagtgagatttgtatttttatttttataactaaggaactcccttcaaacactctagaaacacttcaagcactctaaaatctctaatttaaattttgttcaataacagtagatttgagagtgttttataaaatatcaagttaaataacactggattttaaaatattttttaaaattcacgtttgaataatagtggatttgtcattttaatacaaatcacctcaAACCTTTAGTTGAATACACCTTCTTTAAAGTTTTGTAGATCTATAGTAgctataataaatataaaaactatagaataaattataaataattttaaagttaaatttgaagtttacttttgaaaaaaattaccTGAAACTTTTTATATAGAGTTCAACAAATTCTAAAATAGAAAGTTTTTTGGAGATAGTCTTAATTAGTAAAAAATGTCATCTAAGAACGTCTTTTCAAAACATACATTAACTAAAGATAAGCATATagttttggtttgtcattattCAGAAAATGATAGTTTTCTCACAAGTTAAAAAAGCCAAATCTGCACGTTTGATAATCTAAACAtatcttttttgaaaaacaatctAAACATATCTAATAAAATCCTAagaaactaattattttatcgCTTGATAGTTATCAATATCGAAAAAATCTTGAACACATGCGTGCTTTTAAGATTTAAGCACACGTATGTTCATTGTTCAACACCCAAGTAACATATATAGTTTTGAGACTTATCATTGTATCGTGACTATCGTCTTATTAACGTtacaatgtttctttttattatcaTGATCAATAGTTGTTTAACTGTATTTTATACCCTAACCATCAGAACATTCTACAGCGGCTACAAGTCGAAGGAGATTATGCATTGTTAGGTCGATTAGAATCcatattatatactaattaGGTATGATGGACTTTTTCATGGACCATTTGTTGCTTTCACATATATATCTGATCATTTGCTTTCACATATATATCGATCATTCCGCAGGACTTTCCTACCGTTGCCACCACACAATCTAGCACCCAACGTCAGGTCCAGGTCCAGTTCAGGACCTTTGACTGCTTTGATCATACAGTACAACTCCACGGCTTGCAAGGTAGATAGGAATCATTGTGGGATCAAAACATCTGGAGATCATCGACAAGAGGGTCGTCAAAATTACGTTAATAAAGGAGTCCCATTGGCGGACCACTAACCGTCTCTAATCTAACCACCGTCCTGTGACTATAGTAGCAACAACGGTCATGGGGGGAGAAGGTAGGTGGACGTGGTAATAATGTAATATTGAGGTGGTGGCAGCTCCATTTCTGCTGCTGGCTGAACCATCACAACCACCACCGCCTGAGATCAACATGGGCAGCACACCAATACTACCTACGGTTGCTAGCAACGAGGAAAAGCGTTGCCGTGTGATGTTAAAAATGGGggaatttatattagttttaagcATCGATGGAAACTACACAATAAACAAACTTCTTAGAACGTACTTAGCTAGCTCGTGAGAATTTTAGAAACTTTATACTAGACAAAATTTTAAAGGTTTGTGAATTTTTGATGCTCACAAGAATCAAATTGTGCAAAAGAATGATTGATCACACTACcaaaaaacacacaaaccaAAAAACCCTATTCTTACAGTTGCCACGCGAATGAAATCCTCGCTGATCAGCGTGCAGTGGTTTGAGAGCAGACAGACTCTGGTGTGGCCTTACGCCAAGACTCTTTGCTGAGTCGGCATGCTTCTTTTATAGGCCAGTCGATGTGGAAGCCGTCGTCGTCGCTGCTGTTGTGTTCCTCTAAATGACAACAGTGGGAGTGAAAGGTGTGAGGATCAACCTGAAGCTTGAAATCAAGGGCGAACAAGAGCTTCATCTCCAATCTGTTGAGCTCTCTCGTGCTCACACCTCCTACTCTGGCGTAGTAAGCATTGTTGTAATACCTGCACAGACGAAGATTTAATGAAATCTGTGTTTGCAAATGAGGATGAGTATCAGTAATGACCTGTCATCGAAGACTTTGGCAGATAACATGACACTTGTAACGAGAAGGCGGTGGACATTAAGAGGGGTGAGGTGAGACCGGGTGAGGTGGAGAAACTGATGAATGTAGATGTAGGCGACCACAAAGCAAGAAGGGCTGCAGCGAGAGTAGTTGTAAATGCGAGTCAAGTAGTCTGAAATGGTGATCTCGGGGGGAGATCTACCGTCAAAGACGGTGGtcacagcagcagcagcagcagactCTGGGGGAGACGAGATAGATCTCTCGAGAGATGAAGCGAGACGTGAGAGAAGTGCGGGTGGTGGCTGCTTCTTCTGCAAACGCTTGTTGCCCTTCTCTGCAATAAGAAGCCCTAGCCTTAGATACACACCCGAATCAATCAATCCAGGATCATCATCACTTGCCAGAgtctccatttttttttaactcgatTAGCCGAATCTGCAATATGCATACATAATAATGAATCATAGCTTTGGTGAGCTAACTCTTGAAAACCTAATTCATATCTACCTAGCTACCAACAATTTCGAGAGAGTTCGGATCCACACTACATATACCATTTGCAGATTCCAGATGACTGACTAGACTACTTACAAGATCTTTTGGTGTGGAAGAAGGAAACTTACTTGTTCAACGAGAGATTGAATgaatgaagaagctatggagatGTAAAGAGAACAACACAGATCTCTCTATCTCCGCCGCTTCACCATTCTTTGCTCCGTAGCTAGTTGAAGCCGAAAATCATTGCCAAGaacgaagaagaaaaggaagttTCCATTTTTACGTTTATTTAACTAACTTAGAtcccttttttattttcattttttttaataaacataataaataaaatggagtaaaagaCAGAAGGTTGTGTGGTGGACAGTTCACCGTCGGTGACTCCACCTGGCCCACCTTCTTCTATCGCCGCCGTCGCTTCACGCAACCGAATGGTGGTTGGGCTTGATAATTATTACTGGGCTTTTGGGCTTGGTTACAGGGGCTTTATTGACTTTTTGATGTGTATAGAAATCaataaaccctaatttcttcGTCAATTGGCTctcattttgatttttgagaTTTGAAAACGCAACCTTTGCCTCCCATTAAAAagcccccatctcatctccTGCTACTAGCTTTTATATTCCGATTCGCCGGAAACTAGAGATCCCATTTCAATACCgctcaggaaaaaaaaagaaggtgaATAAACGAACCCCTTTACCTTCACTCTTCTCCTAGGGTTTGTTCTTATTTTTGATACATCCTTATTCCGAAAATGCGGCTAATTTTATTCTCAAATTAGTCTTCTTTTTGGTATCTACAGTTAGAAAATTGAATTAGATTATTAATATTGTGCGTTTTCGATTGGATCTACACTTAAGCTTTGTCGCCAtgggttttgttttgtcttagCTGTAATCGTTAGTCTTtgtaatgtgttttattttgcttttgaatattttattatcaGATTTGAGCAATGTTTGTTGTCTTCAAAAAATTGTTACAGAAGCAATGGATCATTCGGTTAAAACACCACCTGTTCTGTCTGTAAAGATGTGGCCACCCAGCAAGAGCACCAGACTCATGCTTGTCGACCGCATGACCAAGAACATCACCACCCCTTCCATCTTCTCCCGAAAGTACGGTCTTCTGAGTCTCCAAGAGGCCGAGGAAGATGCCAAGCGCATCGAAGACCTTGCTTTCTCCACCGCCAACAAACACTTCCACAACGAGCCTGATTCTGACGGCACCTCTGCTGTCCACGTCTACGCCAAAGAGTCTAGCAAGCTCATGCTCGAAGTCATCAAACGTGGTCCTCTACAGGTTGAATCCGAGGCCGCCGAGGCCAACGCCGATGGGGACGCCTTGTTTGATCTATCCGGTGGCCGTAGAGCTTTCATCGATGTAGAGGAGGCACGTGAGCTTCTGAGTCCTCTCTCTGATCCCAACAACTCCTTTACCAAGATCCGTTTCAGCAACAGGAGTTTCGGCTCTGAGGCTGCTAGTTTCGCCGTCAGCGTCTTGTCTTCCGTCAAGGATCAGCTGACCGAAGTGGATCTCTCCGATTTCGTCGCGGGGAGACCAGAGGCCGAAGCCCTCGAAGTCATGAATATGTTTTCCTCTGCCTTGGAGGGTTCCAAGCTCAGGTCTTTGAATCTTTCCGACAACGCCTTGGGAGAGAAAGGAATCCGAGCGTTCGGCTCTCTCATCAAGTCCCAGCATGACTTGGAGGAGCTGTATCTCATGAACGATGGCATCTCCGAGGATGCTGCGAGAGCCGTCCGCGAGCTGCTTCCCTCTACTGACAAAATCAGGGTTCTTCAGTTTCATAACAACATGACGGGAGACGAAGGAGCGGTTGCTATTGCGGAGATTGTGAAGCAGTGTCCGTCTCTGGAAGATTTCCGGTGTTCGTCTACGAGGATTGGTTCGGATGGTGGTGTTGCGCTTGCTGCGGCGCTTGCGTCCTGTAGCCGCTTGAAGAAACTTGATCTTCGCGACAACATGTTTGGAGTCGAAGGTGGAGTTGCCCTGGCGGAGACCTTGTCAGTGTTGACTGACTTGACTGAGATCTATATGAGTTACCTCAACTTGGAGGATGAGGGAGCAGAGGCACTTTCCGAAGCTCTGATTAAGTCTGCTCCTTGTCTTGAAGTTGTGGAGTTGGCTGGGAACGATATTACTGTGAAATCCACTGGGAAATTGGCGGAATGCATCGCCTCGAAACGGGCTCTTTTGAAGCTGAATTTATCTGAGAATGAACTCAAAGACGAAGGGACAATCTTGATCGCAGAGGCAGTTGAAGGTCTTGACCAGTTGGTTGAAGTTGACATGAGCACAAacatgatgagaagagctggggcAAGGGCCTTGGCACAAAGTGTTTTGAAGAAACAGAGTTTCAAGCTTCTGAACATTAATGGAAACTTCATATCTGAGGAAGGTGTTGACGAGGTGAATGACATGTTTAAGGACTCCCCGGACAAGCTTGGTCCTCTGGATGATAATGACCCTGAAGGAGAAGATTttgaagatgaagaggaagaagaggaaggtgATGAAGGCAATGAGCTGGAAGCAAAGCTAGGAGGTCTGAAAATTAAGCAAGAGGAGGAATAGGGAGAGGTAACATGAGTTGGTGCTCTTGTTGCTATATAGGTAGGTTCAgtttgatctctctctcttgcaCTCTTTGTGGTTAACGTATTTTTAGTAATGTAAGGAAGGATCTATTTACTTGAAATGAGTGTCTTTTGATGATCTATTTACTTGAAATGAAATTGTTTTATCTTCCAAGTAAATTAGaactcttgttgttgttgttgttgttgtttatcctttggttatgaatttaaatggcCTTTTAGTTGAAATCATGTTCATCTCATATGAGATGAAGTCCCAACTGCAAAACATACCTCAATTTTCATCTTTGATCATCTCCATCCACACCTAACTAATAGGTGCAAAGTTTTTCTGAGAGCTAACTGTCATATCAACCACAGCTGCATCACATTCTGCCAACGATTCCTTATTTGCCAGAAACTTTTTAACTTTGTCTTTTGGTATTTTAACAAGCTAAATACTATCGGAAGACAAGACACACCTGATCAAAGAATGCTTTGCCGGAACTGGTAGTAAGTCGGTCTCGAGTTGTAAACAATCATCGTAACCATGCTGTCTCAGGGCGACCTCTCTCAATGAAAAggggaaaaaaagaaaaaggaaactaGGAAGTGTAAGACCTCAGATAAGTTACTCCATTTGGTTGCCTTTCTTGTGCCACTCTCTTAACTCCCCATGAGTTTCAACAGGGTCAATCACTGGTGCTTTGTTCTAGGTGGTGGAATATACAACAGTTATTAAGAGTTTTGGTTATTTGGAAggagaaatatatatacaaatgaaTGGAAAACCCTGTAAACGGTGGAGCTCAGGGAGCCAATAAGAGCTCAATCGATCAAGCGTTCCAGAATTCTTCAATAAGCTTTATCCTATTGTtattactaatttaat is part of the Raphanus sativus cultivar WK10039 chromosome 5, ASM80110v3, whole genome shotgun sequence genome and harbors:
- the LOC108859273 gene encoding adenylate isopentenyltransferase 3, chloroplastic-like, which encodes MIMKISMAMCKQPLPPSTTLDLSPARFGPNMLTLNPYVPKEKVVVIMGATGTGKSRLSVDLATRFQAEIINSDKIQVHQGLDTITNKITTEERCGVPHHLLSVLPPQADLTAASFCHMANLSVESVHKRGKLPIIVGGSNSYVEALVDDDDYKFRSRYDCCFLWVDVALPVLNGFVSERVDKMVQNGMVEEARDFFDYSDSDYSRGIKKAIGVPEFDIFFRSEPFLNVGDREELLNKVIDEIKSNTFNLACKQREKIERLREIKKWCIQRLDATPVFTRRRSKVDADVAWERLVARPSTEAVSRLLLDIASPQWLVETSTAVVREREMSLVA
- the LOC108856405 gene encoding cyclin-U3-1, with product METLASDDDPGLIDSGVYLRLGLLIAEKGNKRLQKKQPPPALLSRLASSLERSISSPPESAAAAAVTTVFDGRSPPEITISDYLTRIYNYSRCSPSCFVVAYIYIHQFLHLTRSHLTPLNVHRLLVTSVMLSAKVFDDRYYNNAYYARVGGVSTRELNRLEMKLLFALDFKLQVDPHTFHSHCCHLEEHNSSDDDGFHIDWPIKEACRLSKESWRKATPESVCSQTTAR
- the LOC108862618 gene encoding RAN GTPase-activating protein 1, with the translated sequence MDHSVKTPPVLSVKMWPPSKSTRLMLVDRMTKNITTPSIFSRKYGLLSLQEAEEDAKRIEDLAFSTANKHFHNEPDSDGTSAVHVYAKESSKLMLEVIKRGPLQVESEAAEANADGDALFDLSGGRRAFIDVEEARELLSPLSDPNNSFTKIRFSNRSFGSEAASFAVSVLSSVKDQLTEVDLSDFVAGRPEAEALEVMNMFSSALEGSKLRSLNLSDNALGEKGIRAFGSLIKSQHDLEELYLMNDGISEDAARAVRELLPSTDKIRVLQFHNNMTGDEGAVAIAEIVKQCPSLEDFRCSSTRIGSDGGVALAAALASCSRLKKLDLRDNMFGVEGGVALAETLSVLTDLTEIYMSYLNLEDEGAEALSEALIKSAPCLEVVELAGNDITVKSTGKLAECIASKRALLKLNLSENELKDEGTILIAEAVEGLDQLVEVDMSTNMMRRAGARALAQSVLKKQSFKLLNINGNFISEEGVDEVNDMFKDSPDKLGPLDDNDPEGEDFEDEEEEEEGDEGNELEAKLGGLKIKQEEE